A portion of the Pseudarthrobacter sp. L1SW genome contains these proteins:
- a CDS encoding alkene reductase, giving the protein MLFSPLTLGELELPNRLVMAPLTRLRAGEEGVPGPLVVEHYRQRASLGLIVSEGTYPAPAGRSYAGQPGIVTEEQVAGWKNVTDAVHAEGGRMFAQVMHGGRVSHPDITGGLVPVAPSAVAIEGEVRTPLGKQPYPVPHALTTDELPMVIQEFVNASLNAIEAGFDGVELHSANGYLLHEFLAPNSNVRTDSYGGSPENRARFVIETVNAVVAAIGANRVGIRISPEHNVQGIAETDAADVRATYEVLVDSIAPLNLAYLSILHHEPAGELVQDLRARFGGTFLVNTGFGVVTTRDEAASLVADGHADAVVVGRPAIANPDLARRWKESLPLNEPDPSTFYAAGAEGYTDYPAYQN; this is encoded by the coding sequence ATGCTGTTTTCCCCCCTCACCCTCGGCGAACTTGAACTCCCCAACCGCCTGGTCATGGCGCCTCTGACGCGGCTCCGCGCAGGTGAGGAAGGCGTCCCCGGTCCGCTCGTCGTCGAGCATTACCGCCAGCGGGCGTCCCTCGGGCTCATTGTCAGCGAAGGAACCTATCCCGCCCCTGCCGGCCGGTCCTACGCCGGCCAGCCCGGCATCGTCACCGAGGAACAGGTGGCCGGCTGGAAGAACGTCACCGACGCCGTCCACGCTGAAGGCGGCCGCATGTTCGCCCAGGTCATGCACGGCGGACGCGTCTCGCACCCGGACATCACCGGCGGCCTTGTACCGGTGGCTCCCAGCGCCGTCGCCATCGAGGGCGAGGTCCGCACCCCGCTCGGCAAGCAGCCCTACCCGGTGCCGCATGCGCTGACCACGGATGAGCTGCCCATGGTGATCCAGGAATTCGTGAATGCTTCGCTCAACGCCATCGAGGCCGGTTTCGACGGCGTGGAACTGCACTCGGCCAACGGATACCTGCTGCACGAATTCCTTGCCCCCAACTCCAACGTCCGCACCGACAGCTACGGCGGCTCGCCGGAGAACCGTGCCAGGTTCGTCATCGAAACCGTGAACGCAGTGGTGGCCGCCATTGGCGCCAACCGCGTCGGCATCCGCATCTCCCCGGAGCACAACGTGCAGGGAATCGCTGAAACTGATGCCGCCGACGTCCGTGCGACGTACGAGGTGCTCGTGGACAGCATCGCCCCGCTCAACCTTGCATACCTGAGCATCCTGCACCACGAGCCGGCAGGGGAACTGGTCCAGGATCTCCGTGCCCGCTTCGGCGGAACCTTCCTGGTGAACACCGGATTCGGCGTGGTCACCACCCGTGATGAGGCCGCGTCCCTGGTGGCGGACGGCCATGCCGACGCTGTGGTGGTGGGCCGTCCTGCCATTGCCAACCCGGACCTTGCCCGCCGCTGGAAGGAAAGCCTCCCGCTGAACGAGCCGGACCCGTCTACGTTCTACGCCGCCGGCGCGGAGGGTTACACGGACTACCCCGCCTACCAGAACTAG
- a CDS encoding DUF1622 domain-containing protein has translation MDFRHIIETVGEFVDFAGVAVMVIGALVSIPLALRGHQPRKLPAGAEKLTLYRSYRQLLGRSILLGLELLVAADIIRTVAVTPTFESVGVLAVIVLIRTFLSFSLELEITGRWPWQKESRESADPAGAPAS, from the coding sequence ATGGATTTTCGGCACATCATTGAAACGGTTGGCGAGTTTGTCGACTTTGCCGGGGTGGCCGTGATGGTGATCGGGGCGCTTGTTTCCATCCCCCTCGCGTTGCGCGGCCACCAGCCCCGCAAACTGCCCGCCGGCGCGGAGAAGCTGACCTTGTACCGTTCCTACCGGCAGCTGCTGGGGAGGTCCATCCTTCTGGGCCTCGAGCTGCTGGTGGCCGCCGACATCATCCGCACCGTCGCTGTCACCCCGACCTTCGAAAGCGTCGGGGTCCTGGCCGTCATTGTGCTGATCCGGACATTCCTCAGTTTCTCGCTGGAGCTGGAAATCACCGGGCGCTGGCCGTGGCAGAAAGAGTCCCGGGAGTCCGCCGATCCTGCCGGGGCCCCCGCAAGCTAG
- a CDS encoding DUF6318 family protein, with protein sequence MLPEVAKTETKEGLEAFAKYWFSVLSYSYETGKIDAFESVEPESCAACQKVKEVIVNWHSDGRWLVGGKLTTPVADTNFVKDQGGKYKVAVQVHQEPLSYMRADGTTARTDPQAPDQGNLLVVAYENGAWSVAELGSIVG encoded by the coding sequence GTGCTGCCTGAGGTTGCAAAGACGGAGACGAAGGAGGGGCTTGAGGCGTTCGCAAAGTACTGGTTCAGTGTGCTCAGTTACTCCTACGAGACTGGCAAGATTGATGCCTTTGAAAGCGTGGAGCCAGAGTCCTGCGCAGCCTGCCAAAAAGTCAAAGAAGTCATAGTGAACTGGCACTCAGATGGACGATGGCTTGTAGGCGGAAAGCTTACGACTCCAGTCGCAGACACCAATTTCGTAAAGGATCAAGGGGGGAAGTACAAGGTAGCCGTTCAGGTTCACCAAGAGCCGTTGTCCTATATGCGAGCTGATGGGACTACCGCACGAACAGACCCACAGGCGCCCGACCAGGGCAATCTGCTCGTTGTGGCCTATGAGAACGGCGCCTGGTCAGTGGCTGAGCTCGGAAGCATAGTTGGCTAG
- a CDS encoding transglycosylase family protein has translation MKNTKFRTAARRGATVAAISAAGLALSATAANATTSTSTWDALAQCESGGNWAINTGNGYSGGLQFSPTTWAAYGGTGSAADASREQQIAVAEQVQASQGWGAWPSCAAQLGLSGGATGAVQAAPVQSAPGQAAPVQAAPVQAAQSAPVAQAPAAKHVTAVALSGETYTLQAGDTLSIVAEKLGVQGGWQHLADANLDTIADPNLVFEGQVIQLPA, from the coding sequence ATGAAAAACACCAAATTCCGTACTGCCGCGCGCCGCGGAGCCACTGTAGCCGCCATCTCCGCGGCAGGCCTGGCACTCTCAGCCACGGCGGCTAATGCCACCACCAGCACCTCCACCTGGGATGCCCTGGCGCAGTGTGAGAGCGGCGGCAACTGGGCCATCAACACCGGAAACGGCTACTCCGGCGGCCTGCAGTTCAGCCCCACCACCTGGGCCGCCTATGGGGGCACGGGTTCAGCGGCCGATGCCAGCCGCGAGCAGCAGATCGCCGTGGCGGAGCAGGTCCAGGCCTCGCAGGGCTGGGGTGCCTGGCCGTCCTGCGCTGCGCAGCTGGGCCTCAGCGGCGGCGCAACCGGCGCAGTCCAGGCGGCGCCCGTCCAGAGCGCTCCCGGGCAGGCGGCGCCTGTCCAGGCCGCTCCCGTCCAGGCCGCGCAAAGCGCGCCGGTTGCCCAGGCGCCGGCAGCCAAGCACGTGACCGCAGTGGCCCTGAGCGGCGAAACCTACACGCTGCAGGCAGGGGACACCCTGAGCATTGTTGCCGAGAAGCTTGGCGTCCAGGGCGGCTGGCAGCACCTTGCCGATGCCAACCTGGACACCATCGCCGATCCCAACCTCGTATTCGAGGGACAGGTCATCCAGCTCCCCGCATAG
- a CDS encoding ZIP family metal transporter → MMMSLWFGAIASSALVLGAFIGVRFELPKRLLAMLLAFAAGSLITALAFELFEDAYQRGGIVRAAIGLLLGAVVFTVLSAVLDRWAQAGDQKHAKAADEFQGSAKLDTDAAASDKRATKASTSGAAGLALLAAVTLDGVPENVALGISLGEGTGGLALLAAIFVSNFPEALVGSASMRSQGRSTSSIIGLWVACAVLLVIAVVVGAGPLSGTDPEAISVPLAFAAGAVIASLADTLMPEAYEHGGPAVALSTAAGFVLAFVLSLA, encoded by the coding sequence ATGATGATGTCGCTGTGGTTTGGCGCCATAGCATCCAGCGCCCTGGTACTGGGTGCATTCATCGGTGTCCGGTTCGAACTTCCCAAACGGCTTCTGGCCATGCTCCTGGCTTTCGCCGCCGGTTCGCTCATCACAGCTTTGGCTTTTGAACTCTTCGAGGACGCTTACCAACGCGGGGGCATAGTACGCGCGGCGATCGGGCTGCTGCTGGGTGCAGTGGTCTTCACGGTTTTGAGCGCTGTACTGGACCGCTGGGCACAGGCGGGAGACCAGAAGCATGCCAAGGCCGCGGATGAGTTCCAGGGAAGTGCGAAGCTGGACACCGATGCCGCGGCGAGCGACAAACGCGCCACCAAGGCATCCACGAGCGGAGCCGCCGGTTTGGCCTTGCTGGCCGCGGTCACTCTGGACGGCGTCCCGGAAAACGTTGCCTTGGGAATCTCCTTGGGCGAGGGAACAGGAGGTCTGGCTTTGCTGGCAGCAATCTTTGTCTCCAACTTCCCCGAAGCGCTGGTTGGTTCAGCCTCCATGCGGAGCCAGGGGCGGTCCACCAGCAGCATCATCGGATTGTGGGTTGCCTGTGCCGTCCTGCTGGTCATCGCCGTCGTCGTCGGGGCTGGGCCGCTATCCGGCACCGACCCCGAGGCCATCTCCGTACCGCTCGCATTCGCAGCAGGCGCGGTGATCGCGTCCCTCGCAGACACCCTAATGCCGGAAGCCTATGAGCACGGCGGACCGGCCGTCGCGCTGAGCACCGCGGCCGGGTTTGTCCTTGCGTTCGTGCTGTCGCTGGCCTGA
- the bioB gene encoding biotin synthase BioB, with protein sequence MTHPLHVEHPILETARQQVLEGGVGLSELQLVEVLRLPDDAVPAALELAHQVRLKHCGEAVEVEGIISIKTGGCPEDCHFCSQSGLFDSPVRGVWLDIPELVKAAKETAATGATEFCIVAAVRGPDIKLMNQIKFAISRINEEVDINIACSLGMLTRHQVDQLAGWGVHRYNHNLETARSYFPQVVTTHTYEERLDTCNMVKEAGMELCCGALIGMGESLEQRAELAAQLAALEPHEVPLNFLNPRPGTPLENQQIMDGKDALRAIAAFRLAMPRTVLRYAGGRELTLGDLGTREGLLGGINAVIVGNYLTTLGRPATADLNLLVDLNMPIKELQKTL encoded by the coding sequence ATGACGCACCCGCTTCATGTGGAACACCCCATCCTCGAGACCGCCCGGCAGCAGGTCCTGGAGGGCGGAGTTGGCCTCTCGGAGCTGCAGCTGGTGGAGGTCCTCCGGCTTCCCGACGACGCAGTTCCGGCCGCCCTGGAGCTTGCCCACCAGGTCCGCCTCAAGCACTGCGGAGAGGCCGTGGAGGTGGAAGGCATCATCTCCATCAAGACCGGCGGCTGCCCGGAAGACTGCCACTTCTGCAGCCAGTCCGGGCTCTTTGACAGCCCGGTCCGTGGCGTCTGGCTGGACATCCCGGAACTGGTCAAGGCAGCCAAGGAAACCGCGGCGACCGGGGCCACCGAGTTCTGCATCGTAGCCGCAGTCCGCGGGCCGGACATCAAGCTCATGAACCAGATCAAGTTCGCCATCAGCCGCATCAACGAGGAGGTGGACATCAACATCGCCTGCTCCCTGGGCATGCTCACCCGGCACCAGGTGGACCAGCTGGCCGGCTGGGGCGTCCACCGTTACAACCACAACCTCGAGACTGCCCGCAGTTACTTCCCCCAGGTGGTCACCACCCACACCTACGAGGAACGGCTGGACACCTGCAACATGGTCAAGGAGGCCGGAATGGAGCTGTGCTGCGGCGCCCTGATCGGCATGGGCGAATCCCTGGAGCAGCGGGCCGAACTCGCAGCCCAGCTGGCGGCGCTGGAACCCCACGAGGTCCCGCTGAACTTCCTCAACCCCCGCCCGGGTACACCGCTGGAGAACCAGCAGATTATGGACGGCAAGGACGCCCTCCGAGCCATCGCAGCCTTCCGGCTGGCCATGCCCCGCACGGTCCTGCGCTACGCCGGCGGCCGGGAGCTCACCCTGGGCGACCTGGGCACCCGCGAGGGACTCCTGGGCGGCATCAACGCCGTCATCGTCGGCAACTACCTGACAACCCTCGGCCGCCCCGCAACCGCCGACCTCAACCTCCTGGTGGACCTCAACATGCCCATCAAGGAACTCCAGAAGACCCTATGA
- a CDS encoding SDR family oxidoreductase, with translation MTILLAGCGDLGTEAGLRFHALGHHVVGWRRSPAKLPAAIEGAAADLGAPDLPRVPADTTAVVIAVAADSTTEEAYRSAYVGGLSHVLDALERDGVRPQRVLFVSSTAVYGDAGGGWVDESTPPRPAGFSGRILLEAEQLLESRFSGTATTATSLRLGGIYGPGRTRLIDQVRGGTAVVPDDARYTNRIHRDDAAAAIVHLATMPPEPAPVYVGVDNDPADLGTVLRFLAAELGLAEPPVGDAGPARGGNKRCRNKLLRSTGFEFAFPSFREGYRDILAGKGVRHP, from the coding sequence ATGACCATCCTGTTAGCCGGCTGCGGTGATTTGGGGACCGAGGCCGGGCTGCGGTTCCATGCCCTTGGCCACCACGTGGTGGGCTGGCGGCGTTCCCCCGCCAAACTGCCGGCCGCGATCGAAGGTGCAGCGGCGGACCTGGGCGCACCCGACCTGCCGCGCGTCCCGGCGGACACCACCGCCGTCGTCATTGCCGTGGCTGCCGACTCGACGACGGAAGAGGCCTACCGGTCCGCCTATGTTGGCGGCCTCAGCCACGTGCTGGACGCCTTGGAGCGCGACGGCGTGAGGCCCCAGCGGGTGCTTTTCGTTTCCTCGACGGCGGTGTACGGCGATGCCGGCGGCGGTTGGGTGGATGAAAGCACGCCTCCCCGCCCCGCTGGATTCTCGGGGCGCATCCTGCTGGAGGCGGAGCAGCTGCTGGAGTCCAGGTTCAGCGGAACGGCAACCACTGCCACGTCCCTCCGGCTGGGCGGCATCTACGGACCCGGCCGCACGCGCCTGATCGACCAGGTCCGCGGCGGTACCGCGGTGGTACCGGACGATGCCAGGTACACCAACCGCATCCACCGCGACGACGCTGCTGCCGCCATCGTGCACCTGGCCACCATGCCTCCCGAACCGGCCCCCGTATACGTGGGCGTGGACAACGACCCCGCCGATCTGGGCACAGTGCTGCGCTTCCTGGCCGCGGAGCTGGGGCTGGCGGAGCCGCCAGTGGGCGATGCCGGGCCCGCACGGGGCGGCAATAAGCGCTGCCGGAACAAACTGCTGCGCAGCACGGGATTTGAATTCGCGTTTCCCTCGTTCCGTGAGGGCTACCGGGACATCCTCGCCGGCAAGGGGGTACGCCACCCCTAG
- a CDS encoding cytosine permease, translating to MSNDKETTQLLEPPAPSGAAVVGSAPAATAGNAAALSATKESLEDYTLRFAPRSYRKWSAGVVATSALGGIAYLADFSIGANIGIAYGTVNAIFGILVAAVIIFATGFPLAYYAARYNIDLDLITRGSGFGYYGSVVTNVIFATFTFIFFALEGSIMAQGLEVGLGIPQWLGYAASTVIIIPLVIYGMNTLAKLQVWTTPLWLLLMVVPVGYLLVSHPESINTFFAYTGQSGEGGPNLASVMLAAGVCLSLMAQIAEQIDYLRFMPPRTEANKGAWWRAVILAGPGWVIFGAIKQIVGLFIAIYLIATLDPAASATANEPVHQFLGVYREMMPAWLAMTLAVVLVVISQIKINVTNAYSGSLAWTNSFTRITKTYPGRMVFVVVNLVIALVLMEANMFDFLNTILGFYANCAMAWVVTVASDIAINKYLLKISPKVPEFRRGMLYAVNPVGFVSMLVSAGISIAVFFGAFGAAIQPFSPIFAVGLALVLPPVLALATRGRYYLRRTDDGIDLPMFDADGNPSDAKLLCHVTGIEFERPDMVRSAKDAPDGGPQYVSSLALSTDKTGELVLPPQK from the coding sequence ATGAGCAACGACAAAGAGACAACGCAACTGCTGGAACCGCCGGCACCGTCAGGCGCCGCCGTCGTCGGAAGCGCTCCGGCAGCGACGGCGGGCAACGCTGCGGCGCTGAGCGCCACCAAGGAAAGCCTCGAGGACTACACCCTGCGGTTCGCGCCGCGCTCCTACCGCAAGTGGAGCGCCGGCGTAGTGGCCACCAGTGCCCTGGGCGGCATTGCCTACCTGGCGGACTTCTCCATCGGCGCGAACATCGGCATCGCGTACGGCACCGTCAACGCCATTTTCGGCATCCTGGTGGCGGCGGTGATCATCTTCGCCACAGGCTTCCCGTTGGCCTATTACGCAGCCCGGTACAACATCGACCTGGACCTCATCACCCGCGGCTCCGGCTTCGGCTACTACGGGTCCGTGGTCACCAACGTCATCTTCGCGACATTCACGTTCATCTTCTTCGCCCTTGAAGGCTCCATCATGGCCCAGGGCCTGGAAGTGGGCCTGGGGATTCCGCAGTGGCTGGGGTACGCCGCATCCACCGTGATCATCATTCCGCTGGTGATCTACGGGATGAACACCCTGGCCAAGCTGCAGGTGTGGACCACCCCGCTGTGGCTGCTCCTGATGGTGGTTCCGGTGGGCTACCTGCTGGTTTCGCACCCGGAGAGCATCAACACCTTCTTCGCCTACACCGGGCAATCTGGCGAGGGCGGGCCCAACCTTGCCTCCGTGATGCTGGCTGCCGGCGTGTGCCTGTCCCTAATGGCCCAGATTGCCGAACAGATCGACTACCTGCGCTTCATGCCGCCCCGCACCGAGGCCAACAAGGGTGCGTGGTGGCGGGCAGTGATCCTTGCCGGGCCGGGCTGGGTGATCTTCGGCGCCATCAAGCAGATCGTCGGGCTGTTCATTGCCATCTACCTGATCGCTACTTTGGATCCGGCTGCCTCCGCCACCGCCAACGAGCCGGTGCACCAGTTCCTGGGCGTCTACCGGGAGATGATGCCGGCCTGGCTGGCCATGACGCTGGCGGTGGTGCTGGTGGTCATCTCGCAGATCAAGATCAATGTCACCAACGCCTACTCCGGCTCGCTGGCATGGACCAACTCCTTCACCCGCATCACCAAGACCTACCCCGGCCGCATGGTCTTCGTGGTGGTCAACCTGGTCATTGCCCTGGTCCTGATGGAAGCCAACATGTTCGACTTCCTCAACACCATCCTCGGGTTCTACGCCAACTGCGCCATGGCGTGGGTGGTAACCGTGGCATCCGACATCGCCATCAACAAGTACCTGCTGAAGATCTCGCCCAAGGTTCCGGAGTTTCGCCGCGGCATGCTGTATGCGGTGAACCCGGTGGGGTTCGTCTCGATGCTCGTTTCCGCGGGGATCTCGATTGCCGTGTTCTTTGGAGCCTTTGGGGCCGCGATCCAGCCGTTCTCGCCCATCTTCGCGGTGGGCCTGGCGCTGGTTCTTCCGCCGGTGCTGGCCCTGGCCACCCGCGGGCGGTACTACCTCCGCCGCACGGACGACGGCATTGACCTGCCCATGTTCGACGCCGATGGGAACCCGAGCGACGCCAAGCTCCTGTGCCACGTGACCGGCATTGAGTTCGAGCGGCCGGACATGGTCCGTTCCGCGAAGGACGCTCCCGACGGCGGCCCGCAGTATGTTTCGTCGCTCGCCTTGTCCACGGACAAGACAGGGGAGTTGGTGCTGCCGCCGCAGAAGTAG
- a CDS encoding MSMEG_6728 family protein — translation MQTFLPYPDFQQSAAALDTARLGKQRVEALQALRSLVLPGYGWQTHPAIRMWMGYVPALTMYGLAMVDEWTKRGHPDNTRANITEFAPQAAHPDYAAKIPLPPWLGDADFHLSHRSKLVRKEPKFYSPVFTDAIPEMDYIWPEPRHEFLPQEPEGDILWILRSPHHDVDPQTLTTVALPPVNRSSAAEAVPGDDDYSPVFLDDGSRRPSRQSRKAPPKQLVKKPTRKRLAQEEAFSTLPGKTPVAVPFEHGHKFAVGQVVGRPITLEDGRFGRNFTVTEIIDRSAFAYPALLQDPRVFFPVEAP, via the coding sequence ATGCAAACCTTCCTCCCGTACCCCGATTTCCAGCAGAGCGCCGCCGCCTTGGACACCGCCAGGCTGGGCAAGCAGCGCGTCGAGGCGCTGCAGGCACTCCGTTCCCTGGTGCTGCCGGGATACGGCTGGCAGACCCACCCGGCGATCCGGATGTGGATGGGCTATGTGCCGGCCCTGACCATGTACGGCCTGGCAATGGTGGACGAGTGGACCAAGCGCGGCCACCCGGACAACACCCGGGCGAACATCACCGAATTTGCACCACAAGCCGCCCACCCGGACTATGCGGCGAAGATTCCGCTTCCGCCTTGGCTTGGGGATGCAGATTTCCACCTCAGCCACCGCTCCAAGCTCGTGCGCAAGGAGCCGAAGTTCTACAGCCCGGTATTCACGGATGCGATCCCCGAAATGGACTACATCTGGCCGGAGCCCAGGCATGAGTTCCTCCCGCAGGAGCCGGAAGGCGACATTCTGTGGATCCTCCGTTCCCCGCACCACGACGTCGATCCCCAGACACTGACCACAGTGGCGCTTCCGCCGGTGAACCGGAGCTCCGCTGCGGAGGCGGTTCCTGGCGACGACGACTACTCCCCTGTCTTCCTCGACGACGGGTCCCGCCGCCCTTCCCGGCAGTCCCGGAAGGCACCGCCCAAGCAGCTGGTCAAGAAACCGACCCGCAAGCGCCTGGCGCAGGAGGAAGCATTCTCCACACTGCCGGGCAAAACGCCGGTGGCCGTTCCGTTCGAGCACGGCCACAAGTTTGCGGTGGGACAGGTGGTGGGCCGGCCCATCACGCTGGAGGACGGCAGGTTCGGCAGGAATTTCACTGTCACCGAGATCATCGACCGCTCCGCTTTTGCCTACCCCGCCCTGCTCCAAGACCCCAGGGTGTTCTTCCCGGTGGAGGCGCCGTAA
- a CDS encoding Tex family protein encodes MTQLPQAPSAPSQSTTPDDAIYSQIAAELGVKAWQVKAAVELLDGGSTVPFIARYRKEATGTLDDTQLRELDERLRYLRELADRRRSVLDAIEAQGQLTPELAKAILAADTKSRLEDIYLPFKSRRRTKAQIAREAGLEPLADALLKRPDLDPEREAAKYLNAEHAIADAVAALAGARAILVERVAQDPDLAATLRERLWTQGRMVSRVKKGKESDGQKFADYFKFAQAPAGMPSHRVLALLRGEKDGVLELDLAEADPADDDALAAARSRYESAVGRCLGVADRGRPADAWLVQTAQVAWRSRLLSRLTADLRGKMFVAAEDEAVRVFAANLRDVLLAAPAGNRATLGLDPGLRTGVKVAVVDGTGKVVATDTVYPHAPARKWDEALATLVRLARQHAVELIAIGNGTASRETDKLAAELIKLLPEVDRKPQKLVVSEAGASVYSASALAAAELPGMDVSLRGAVSIARRLQDPLAELVKIDPKSIGVGQYQHDVTASKLDRSLDAVVEDCVNAVGVDVNTASPALLSRVAGVGPLLSENIVAYRNEHGPFAKRTDLKKVPRLGAKAFEQCAGFLRITGGAEPLDASSVHPESYAVARKILVAAGSAPASSLDPRDFVDDTFGLPTVQDILSELDKPGRDPRPAFAAATFSEGIEKISDLRPGMVLEGTVTNVAAFGAFVDVGVHQDGLVHVSAMANRFVSDPREVVKSGQVVRVKVLEADPERKRISLTLRLDDEPSVGGAGSGRPGAGRSGGGQSGSPKAGPQKPGSQKPGSQKPGAQQPGARPEPKRSGAQPAVGRASSPKPAPVNTAMAEALRKAGLGK; translated from the coding sequence GTGACTCAACTGCCGCAAGCCCCGTCCGCCCCGTCCCAGTCCACGACACCGGACGATGCCATCTACTCGCAGATAGCCGCAGAGCTCGGCGTCAAGGCCTGGCAGGTGAAGGCAGCTGTTGAACTGCTCGACGGCGGATCCACCGTGCCGTTCATCGCCCGGTACCGCAAGGAGGCCACCGGGACGCTGGACGACACCCAGCTCCGCGAACTCGACGAACGGCTCCGCTACCTCCGCGAGCTTGCCGACCGCCGTCGTTCGGTGCTCGACGCGATCGAAGCGCAGGGCCAGTTGACTCCTGAGCTGGCCAAGGCCATCCTCGCCGCGGACACGAAATCCCGGCTCGAGGACATCTACCTGCCGTTCAAGTCCAGGCGGCGGACCAAGGCGCAGATCGCGCGGGAAGCCGGCCTTGAGCCCCTTGCCGATGCCCTGCTGAAGCGGCCTGACCTTGACCCGGAACGCGAGGCCGCCAAGTACCTCAACGCGGAGCATGCCATCGCCGACGCCGTTGCGGCGCTGGCCGGGGCACGCGCCATCCTGGTTGAGCGGGTAGCGCAGGACCCCGACCTGGCCGCCACCCTGCGTGAGCGGCTGTGGACGCAGGGCCGCATGGTGTCGCGCGTAAAGAAGGGGAAGGAAAGCGACGGGCAGAAATTTGCCGACTACTTCAAGTTCGCCCAGGCGCCCGCCGGGATGCCTTCCCACCGCGTCCTGGCATTGCTGCGCGGCGAGAAGGACGGCGTCCTCGAGCTGGACCTTGCCGAGGCAGATCCAGCGGACGACGACGCTTTGGCGGCCGCGCGCTCGCGGTACGAATCGGCAGTGGGCAGGTGCCTCGGGGTCGCCGACCGCGGCCGTCCCGCCGACGCGTGGCTGGTCCAGACCGCGCAGGTGGCCTGGCGGTCCCGCCTGCTGTCGCGGCTGACTGCGGATCTCCGCGGCAAGATGTTCGTTGCCGCGGAGGACGAGGCCGTCCGGGTGTTCGCGGCCAACCTGCGCGACGTACTGCTGGCCGCCCCGGCCGGGAACCGGGCCACCCTCGGGCTGGACCCGGGGCTCCGCACCGGCGTCAAAGTGGCCGTGGTGGACGGCACCGGCAAGGTGGTGGCCACCGACACCGTCTACCCGCATGCACCCGCCCGGAAGTGGGACGAAGCACTGGCAACCCTGGTGCGGCTGGCGCGGCAGCACGCCGTCGAACTCATCGCCATTGGAAACGGCACGGCGTCGCGGGAGACGGACAAACTCGCGGCCGAGCTGATCAAGCTGCTGCCGGAGGTGGACCGGAAGCCGCAGAAGCTGGTGGTGTCCGAAGCCGGTGCGTCCGTCTATTCTGCGTCGGCCCTTGCTGCCGCTGAGCTGCCCGGGATGGACGTCTCCCTCCGCGGTGCGGTGTCCATTGCCCGCCGTCTCCAGGACCCGCTTGCGGAGCTGGTGAAAATCGATCCGAAGTCCATCGGTGTGGGCCAGTACCAGCATGACGTGACGGCCTCGAAGCTGGACCGCAGCCTGGACGCCGTGGTGGAGGACTGCGTGAACGCCGTGGGCGTGGACGTGAACACGGCCTCGCCCGCACTGCTCAGCCGCGTGGCCGGCGTCGGGCCCCTGCTGAGCGAAAACATTGTGGCCTACCGGAACGAGCACGGCCCCTTCGCCAAGCGCACCGACCTGAAAAAGGTGCCGCGGCTGGGCGCCAAGGCCTTTGAGCAGTGCGCAGGCTTCCTCCGGATCACCGGGGGAGCGGAGCCGCTGGACGCCTCCAGTGTGCACCCGGAATCCTATGCGGTGGCCCGGAAGATCCTGGTTGCTGCCGGTTCGGCGCCGGCCTCCTCCCTGGACCCGCGCGACTTCGTGGACGATACGTTCGGCCTGCCCACAGTGCAGGACATTCTCTCCGAGCTGGACAAGCCGGGACGGGACCCGCGCCCTGCGTTTGCGGCCGCGACATTCTCGGAGGGAATCGAGAAGATCTCCGACCTCAGGCCCGGGATGGTGCTGGAGGGAACGGTGACGAACGTCGCTGCCTTCGGCGCCTTTGTTGACGTTGGCGTCCACCAGGACGGCCTGGTCCACGTCTCGGCGATGGCGAACCGCTTTGTTTCCGATCCCCGCGAAGTGGTGAAGTCCGGCCAGGTGGTCCGTGTGAAGGTGCTGGAGGCGGATCCTGAGCGGAAGAGGATTTCCCTGACGTTGAGGCTCGACGACGAACCCTCCGTTGGCGGGGCCGGTTCCGGCAGGCCGGGGGCCGGCAGGTCCGGGGGAGGTCAGTCCGGCTCGCCAAAGGCCGGCCCGCAGAAGCCCGGTTCGCAGAAGCCTGGTTCGCAGAAGCCTGGCGCCCAGCAGCCCGGCGCCCGGCCGGAGCCGAAGCGCTCGGGAGCGCAGCCCGCCGTCGGCCGTGCTTCTTCGCCGAAGCCTGCCCCCGTCAACACAGCCATGGCCGAGGCCCTGCGGAAAGCTGGCCTTGGCAAGTAG